One Setaria italica strain Yugu1 chromosome I, Setaria_italica_v2.0, whole genome shotgun sequence DNA window includes the following coding sequences:
- the LOC101783558 gene encoding casein kinase I, which yields MDHVVGGKFKLGKKIGSGSFGELFLAVNVQTGEEVAVKLENVKTKHPQLHYESKLYMLLQGGTGIPHLKWFGVEGEYNVMVIDLLGPSLEDLFNYCSRKFSLKTVLMLADQMINRVEYMHQKGFLHRDIKPDNFLMGLGRKANQVYIIDYGLAKKYRDLQTHKHIPYRENKNLTGTARYASVNTHLGVEQSRRDDLESLGYVLMYFLRGSLPWQGLKAGTKKQKYDKISEKKMLTPVEVLCKSYPSEFISYFHYCRSLRFEDKPDYSYLKRLFRDLFIREGYQFDYVFDWTILKYPQIGSNPRMRASERTGGAAGPSVEKIEKTPGEASGRRNPSGSVNQSDNYAQRPRETVSMSLKEIMHSTDRSGERTVERPRTSSRTGSASRRAIASSSRPGTSVEPSEQPYNRTSRLFSSNSGSRPSSTQRVNPSPGESRATSLSRAAVARGSRDEPLHRSLELLSLGGGKRK from the exons ATGGATCATGTGGTCGGGGGCAAGTTCAAGCTCGGCAAGAAGATCGGGAGTGGATCGTTCGGGGAGCTCTTCCTCG CTGTGAATGTGCAGACTGGAGAGGAGGTCGCCGTCAAGCTG GAAAATGTGAAGACAAAGCACCCGCAGCTTCATTACGAGTCTAAGCTCTACATGCTTCTCCAAGGAGGAA CTGGCATTCCGCACTTGAAGTGGTTTGGTGTTGAGGGGGAGTATAATGTGATGGTGATCGATCTTCTTGGGCCTAGCCTTGAGGACTTGTTCAACTATTGCAGTAGAAAGTTCTCGCTGAAGACTGTGCTCATGCTTGCTGATCAAATG ATTAATCGGGTTGAGTACATGCATCAAAAGGGATTTCTTCACCGTGATATAAAGCCTGATAATTTCCTTATGGGGCTTGGCAGGAAAGCCAATCAG GTGTATATTATAGACTATGGGCTTGCAAAGAAATATAGGGACCTTCAGACTCACAAGCATATCCCTTACAG AGAGAACAAGAACCTCACTGGAACTGCACGATATGCAAGTGTCAATACCCACCTTGGTGTTG AGCAAAGCAGGAGAGATGATTTAGAATCTCTTGGTTATGTCCTTATGTACTTCCTTAGGGGCAG CCTACCATGGCAGGGGCTAAAAGCAGGAACCAAGAAGCAGAAATATGACAAAATCAGTGAGAAAAAGATGCTTACTCCGGTGGAG GTACTCTGCAAATCGTATCCATCTGAGTTTATCTCCTACTTTCACTACTGTCGTTCGTTGCGGTTTGAAGACAAGCCTGATTATTCTTACCTGAAGAGACTATTCCGCGATCTCTTTATTCGGGAGG GATACCAGTTTGATTATGTGTTTGACTGGACCATTTTGAAGTATCCCCAGATAGGCTCCAACCCACGGATGAGG GCAAGTGAAAGAACTGGTGGAGCTGCTGGACCTTCTGTGGAAAAGATTGAGAAGACCCCAG GCGAAGCGTCCGGTAGGAGGAATCCATCTGGTTCTGTGAATCAGAGTGACAATTATGCACAGCGGCCACGCGAGACTGTATCTATGTCATTGAAGGAAATC ATGCATAGTACAGACCGGTCTGGGGAAAGGACTGTGGAGAGACCTCGTACATCCTCGCGTACAGGCAGCGCATCCCGGAGAGCTATTGCATCAAGCAGCAGGCCAGGCACATCTGTGGAACCAAGTGAGCAGCCATATAACCGGACAAGCAGGTTGTTCTCTAGCAACAGTGGCAGTCGTCCATCTAGCACCCAGAGAGTTAATCCATCACCAGGCGAGTCGAGGGCCACCTCCCTTTCACGGGCAGCAGTTGCGAGAGGCTCCCGTGATGAGCCGCTCCACCGCAGCCTGGAGCTTCTGTCCCTTGGTGGCGGTAAAAGGAAATAG
- the LOC101785970 gene encoding TBC1 domain family member 15 codes for MRLLACCYNDPEMQIDPDTVYPIRPDCRDDAPKTRFKPRPGLTLSPKRWKLLHNEEGVLDIAGMIKRVQRGGVHPTIKGEVWEFLLGCYDPKSTTEQRNQLRQQRRLEYENLKTKCREMDTTVGSGRVITMPVITEDGQPIEDPNSDRGARPSSVGSEQQTSGATLPKEVIQWKLTLHQIGLDVNRTDRVLVYYESQANLARLWDILAVYSWVDKDIGYCQGMSDLCSPISIILEHEADAFWCFERLMRRVRGNFISTSTSIGVRAQLTTLSTIMKSVDPKLHEHLEHLDGGEYLFAFRMLMVLFRREFSFVDTMYLWELMWSMEYNPNLFSMLESDNGTTRATTNDESVLRQCGKFERKILQAAKKEEEIPLSVFVVASVLEARNKKLLGEAKGLDDVVKILNEITGSLDAKKACREALQIHEKYLNTVKA; via the exons ATGAGGCTCCTGGCGTGCTGCTACAATGATCCGGAGATGCAGATCGATCCGGACACCGTCTACCCCATCCGCCCCGACTGCCGCGATGACGCGCCCAAGACGCGCTTCAAGCCCCGG CCTGGCCTGACGCTGAGCCCAAAGAGATGGAAGCTGCTCCACAATGAGGAAGGTGTCCTGGACATAGCTGGAATGATCAAAAGAGTGCAACGTGGG GGCGTCCACCCAACGATCAAAGGAGAAGTTTGGGAATTTTTGCTGGGCTGCTATGACCCAAAAAGCACTACTGAACAGCGCAACCAATTGCGACAGCAGCGAAG GTTAGAGTATGAGAATCTGAAAACAAAATGCCGAGAAATGGACACAACAGTTGGTAGTGGAAGGGTAATTACTATGCCTGTAATAACAGAGGACGGTCAACCTATCGAAGACCCTAATTCAGATAGAGGGGCAAGGCCTTCTTCAGTGGGCTCTGAACAGCAAACAAGTGGAGCAACACTCCCAAAAGAAGTTATTCAATGGAAGCTAACTCTACATCAGATTG GTCTTGATGTTAATCGTACTGATCGTGTACTAGTGTACTATGAGAGTCAAGCAAACTTGGCAAGGTTGTGGGACATTCTTGCAGTGTACTCGTGGGTTGATAAAGACATCGGATATTGTCAGG GAATGAGTGATCTTTGTTCACCAATATCAATCATTCTGGAACATGAAGCAGATGCCTTTTGGTGCTTTGAACGTCTAATGCGCAGGGTG CGAGGAAATTTCATAAGTACTTCTACTTCCATTGGAGTTCGAGCTCAGCTCACAACCTTGTCAACCATAATGAAATCTGTTGATCCAAAGCTACATGAACATTTAG AACATCTTGATGGAGGGGAATACTTATTTGCCTTCCGAATGCTGATGGTTCTTTTCCGTAGGGAGTTCTCGTTCGTGGACACAATGTACCTTTGGGAG CTCATGTGGTCTATGGAGTACAATCCAAATCTTTTTTCAATGTTGGAGAGTGACAATGGCACAACCAGGGCAACCACAAATGATGAAAGTGTCCTAAGACAGTGTGGAAAGTTTGAGCGGAAAATTTTGCAAGCAGCTAAGAAAGAAGAGGAGATCCCTCTATCCGTCTTTGTTGTTGCTAGTGTTCTGGAGGCTAGAAACAAGAAGTTACTGGGTGAGGCAAAAGGTCTAGACGATGTTGTCAag ATTTTAAATGAAATCACTGGTAGTCTGGATGCAAAAAAGGCATGCAGAGAAGCATTACAGATTCATGAGAAGTACCTAAACACG GTAAAAGCGTAG
- the LOC101786379 gene encoding CRIB domain-containing protein RIC1-like isoform X1, which produces MKGLLKGLRYISQIFDAKEPEMQIGNPTDVKHVAHIGWDNASVTAPSWVAASTPDRAMRVFVFRPSNGSDWECVADERIQGIARGGGQRQRAGALAGRGWRRGAARRRRSRRQGGAASADEGEGFGGRRGEAAGRRGGGVAAGPAAGEDGHGGRRRGGRRGAEAAPEEAPGVGGPVQVVVRRRRRLRPRLGLGGGAVGGGAGGGGRSRRLLRRRERLPRAAGARLVHTEERTPSNLNLAFVWLEVGELWAFSFNFSVLLLRLVPGRSFLWTDCLLDGRRVTTTNNKRGSRVSGTRKKADETNWPVYVYV; this is translated from the exons ATGAAGGGCCTTCTCAAGGGCCTCCGTTACATCTCGCAGATCTTCG ATGCGAAGGAGCCGGAGATGCAGATCGGGAACCCGACGGATGTCAAGCACGTCGCTCACATCGGCTGGGACAACGCCTCCGTCACCGCGCCCAGCTGGGTAGCCGCTTCCACTCCCGATCGCGCCATGCGCGTGTTCGTTTTCCGTCCATCTAACGGCTCGGATTGGGAATGTGTTGCAGATGAACGAATTCAAGGCATCGCCCGGGGCGGCGGCCAGAGGCAGCGAGCCGGAGCCCTCGCAGGCCGGGGGTGGAGGAGAGGAGCAGcccggaggaggagaagccggcGGCAAGGCGGAGCGGCCTCGGCGGACGAGGGGGAAGGGTTCGGGGGGCGGCGAGGCGAAGCGGCGGGACGGCGCGGGGGAGGGGTCGCGGCGGGACCGGCGGCTGGCGAAGACGGACACGGAGGGCGGCGCCGAGGGGGACGCCGCGGCGCCGAAGCAGCGCCGGAGGAAGCCCCGGGCGTCGGGGGGCCGGTCCAAGTCGTCGtccggaggcgccggcggctgcggccCCGCCTCGGACTCGGAggcggcgcggtcggcggcggcgccggaggcggaggacgaTCGCGACGGCTGCTGAGGCGAAGGGAACGGCTGCCGCGCGCTGCTGGGGCTCGGCTGGTGCACACGGAGGAGAGGACgccttcaaatttgaatttggcTTTTGTTTGGCTGGAGGTCGGAGAGCTTTgggccttttcttttaatttttctgtTCTTCTTTTACGTTTGGTTCCAGGCCGGTCTTTTCTATGGACAGATTGTCTTTTAGATGGTCGTCGTGTaacaacaacaaacaacaaacGGGGTAGCAGAGTGAGTGGCACAAGAAAGAAGGCCGATGAAACAAATTGGCCTGTATATGTATATGTTTAG
- the LOC101783153 gene encoding NAC domain-containing protein 92 translates to MGLRDIELTLPPGFRFYPSDEELVCHYLHGKVANERLAGAGGAMVEVDLHTHEPWELPDVAKLSTNEWYFFSFRDRKYATGLRTNRATKSGYWKATGKDRVIRNPKAAGRAVVGMRKTLVFYRGRAPNGIKTSWVMHEFRMENPHTPPKEDWVLCRVFYKKKADAMDYAMDNERDVAMPHGADHPGYSPPFPALGSGHYHLPPPSSDHHGGGGGGAGAGSLNDFPAMALLHHQHSSIFDLHGQPHDGGSNVLAAAAGSRDGGAAGDQCGSGVLMDLGLDEHYNYNYNSLMQM, encoded by the exons ATGGGCCTGAGGGACATCGAGCTGACGCTCCCGCCGGGGTTCAGGTTCTACCCCAGCGACGAGGAGCTGGTGTGCCACTACCTGCACGGCAAGGTGGCCAACgagcggctcgccggcgccggcggggccatgGTGGAGGTGGATCTACACACCCACGAGCCATGGGAGCTTCCTG ACGTTGCGAAACTGAGCACGAACGAGTGGTACTTCTTCAGCTTCCGCGACCGCAAGTACGCGACGGGGCTTCGCACCAACCGCGCCACCAAGTCCGGCTACTGGAAGGCCACCGGCAAGGACCGCGTCATCCGCAACCCcaaggccgccggccgcgccgtcgtCGGCATGCGCAAGACCCTCGTCTTCTACCGCGGCCGCGCCCCCAACGGCATCAAGACCAGCTGGGTCATGCACGAGTTCCGCATGGAGAATCCCCACACCCCACCCAAG GAGGATTGGGTTCTGTGCAGAGTTTTCTACAAGAAGAAGGCCGACGCGATGGATTACGCCATGGACAACGAGCGAGACGTCGCCATGCCTCACGGCGCTGATCATCCGGGCTACTCGCCTCCGTTCCCCGCCCTCGGCAGCGGCCACTACCATCTGCCACCGCCGTCTTCAGACCAccacggcgggggcggcgggggcgccggggccggctcCCTCAACGACTTCCCCGCCATGGCCCTGCTGCATCATCAGCACAGCAGCATATTCGACTTGCACGGCCAGCCCCACGACGGCGGCAGCAACgtccttgcggcggcggcggggtcgagagacggcggcgccgccggcgatcaATGCGGCAGCGGGGTGCTGATGGACCTAGGATTGGACGAGCACTACAACTACAACTACAACAGCCTGATGCAGATGTGA
- the LOC101785566 gene encoding diphthine--ammonia ligase isoform X1, translated as MEVVALVSGGKDSCFAMMRCLDYGHKVVALANLIPLDDAVDELDSYMYQTVGHQIVVSYAKCMGLPLFRRRISGSTRDQGLKYNVTAGDEVEDMFALLSEVKRQIPSINAVSSGAIASDYQRLRVESVCSRLGLVSLAYLWKQDQTLLLEEMIRRGIVAITVKVAALGLKPSSHLGKELAELKCHLLRMNESYGINVCGEGGEYETLTLDCPLFRNARIILDDYEVILHSADSIASVGILHPRVFHLQHKPDSSDRIGDGSVTQEISSCVYEVDEVITHTDMEEKQTLSPGVDAYTDIDLCISKTGKNLRSIGCWIQDRSRASEGLKADLIAVLNRIDNQLKEEGLGWVNVLYVHLYISNMKEFGLANEVYVSFITEKKCYLGVPSRSTIELPLVQVGLGKAYVEVLVSNELKKRVLHVQSISCWAPSCIGPYSQATLYGEILYMAGQLGLDPPTMKLCPDGPTAELELALQNSEAVANAFSCSIYSSAIHFLVYCSAQLTSDEKEEVEQTLQSSYITRLDCSKTGSYPTVLYVFAPDLPKGARVEIKPILYVPTNDDGVATEETETGMTQSAPSQAWSAQYSDLHDSCCQIHTIGGRICSAVVSVTTDIATKICSTAGQLYYTEENLKAMARFCAFQITKILADNNFSWDSTTMLRFYYSVDNSVAADAMSRAFSEAFAELAEDNSSSRTDESPFYNIVPVSGSGCSACTNDIITCELLASKPSLHTHLNCSP; from the exons atggaggtggTGGCCCTGGTGAGCGGCGGCAAGGACAGCTGCTTCGCCATGATGCGATGCCTCGACTACGGCCACAAG GTTGTTGCTTTGGCTAATCTTATCCCCCTCGACGACGCCGTCGATGAGCTCGATAGCTACATGTACCAAACC GTTGGGCACCAGATTGTCGTGAGCTACGCGAAATGCATGGGCTTGCCCCTCTTCCGGAGGCGCATTAGTGGATCCACAAG GGATCAGGGACTCAAATATAATGTTACGGCTGGAGATGAAGTGGAAGATATGTTTGCTCTGCTGAGTGAGGTTAAACGGCAGATTCCATCAATCAACGCGGTGTCGTCGGGTGCCATTGCATCAGATTACCAGAGGCTCCGGGTTGAGAGTGTTTGCTCGAGGTTGGGCCTGGTGTCTCTGGCGTATTTATGGAAGCAGGATCAGACTTTGCTCCTAGAGGAAATG ATAAGAAGGGGCATCGTGGCAATAACTGTAAAG GTTGCTGCACTGGGGCTGAAACCTTCTTCTCACTTAGGTAAAGAACTGGCTGAACTTAAGTGTCATCTGCTTCGAATGAATGA GAGTTACGGAATCAATGTCTGTGGTGAAGGTGGCGAATATGAAACACTAACTCTTGACTGCCCTCTCTTTCGT AATGCAAGAATTATTCTCGACGACTATGAGGTGATACTTCACTCTGCTGACTCCATTGCTTCTGTTGGAATTCTTCATCCACGAGTGTTCCATCTTCAGCACAAGCCAGATTCATCTGATAGAATTGGGGATGGTTCTGTTACTCAAGAGATTTCTAGTTGTGTTTATGAGGTTGATGAAGTTATCACGCACACTGATATGGAAGAAAAACAGACCTTAAGTCCAGGTGTTGATGCTTACACCGATATAGACCTGTGCATCTCAAAGACAGGGAAGAATTTGCGTTCCATTGGCTGTTGGATTCAGGATCGCTCTAGAGCTTCGGAAG GCCTGAAGGCAGACCTCATAGCAGTCTTGAACAGAATTGATAATCAGCTCAAGGAAGAAGGGTTAGGTTGGGTGAATGTTTTATATGTTCACCTCTACATTTCAAACATGAAGGAATTTGGATTGGCAAATGAAGTTTATGTCAGCTTTATTACAGAAAAGAAATGCTACCTTGGTGTTCCTTCACGCAGTACAATTGAATTGCCATTGGTTCAGGTTGGGTTAGGTAAAGCATACGTGGAAGTTCTAGTTTCAAATGAGCTGAAAAAGAGAGTCCTACATGTGCAAAGCATCTCATGCTGGGCTCCTAGTTGCATTGGACCTTATAGCCAG GCAACGCTTTATGGAGAGATTCTGTATATGGCTGGTCAGCTGGGGCTTGACCCTCCTACGATGAAGCTCTGTCCTGATGGTCCAACAGCTGAACTTGAATTAGCACTACAAAATAGTGAAGCTGTGGCTAATGCCTTTAGTTGCTCTATCTATTCCTCAGCAATACACTTTCTGGTGTACTGCTCTGCACAGTTGACATCTGATGAGAAGGAAGAAGTCGAACAGACATTGCAGAGTTCTTATATTACTCGTTTGGATTGCTCAAAAACTGGATCATATCCCACTGTTCTATATGTATTTGCACCAGATCTTCCGAAAGG AGCACGTGTGGAGATAAAACCTATTTTATATGTCCCCACCAATGACGACGGAGTTGCAACCGAAGAGACGGAGACTGGAATGACGCAGTCAGCACCAAGCCAAGCATGGAGTGCGCAATACTCTGACTTGCATGACTCGTGTTGCCAGATCCACACAATTGGTGGGAGAATTTGTTCTGCTGTGGTCTCAGTCACAACCGATATTGCGACAAAGATATGTTCTACAGCTGGACAGCTATACTACACTGAGGAAAATTTGAAAGCTATGGCTAGATTTTGTGCTTTCCAGATCACAAAGATCCTGGCAGACAACAATTTTTCCTGGGACAGCACAACG ATGTTGCGGTTCTACTATTCGGTAGATAACTCAGTGGCAGCAGATGCAATGTCCCGTGCATTTTCAGAGGCCTTCGCAGAGCTTGCAGAAGACAACAGTTCCTCAAGAACTGATGAATCTCCTTTCTACAACATTGTGCCAGTATCAGGATCTGGTTGCTCTGCTTGTACGAACGATATAATAACATGCGAGCTGTTGGCTTCCAAACCTAGCCTGCACACGCATCTGAATTGTTCGCCGTGA
- the LOC101785566 gene encoding diphthine--ammonia ligase isoform X2: MSSIATCTKPLQVGHQIVVSYAKCMGLPLFRRRISGSTRDQGLKYNVTAGDEVEDMFALLSEVKRQIPSINAVSSGAIASDYQRLRVESVCSRLGLVSLAYLWKQDQTLLLEEMIRRGIVAITVKVAALGLKPSSHLGKELAELKCHLLRMNESYGINVCGEGGEYETLTLDCPLFRNARIILDDYEVILHSADSIASVGILHPRVFHLQHKPDSSDRIGDGSVTQEISSCVYEVDEVITHTDMEEKQTLSPGVDAYTDIDLCISKTGKNLRSIGCWIQDRSRASEGLKADLIAVLNRIDNQLKEEGLGWVNVLYVHLYISNMKEFGLANEVYVSFITEKKCYLGVPSRSTIELPLVQVGLGKAYVEVLVSNELKKRVLHVQSISCWAPSCIGPYSQATLYGEILYMAGQLGLDPPTMKLCPDGPTAELELALQNSEAVANAFSCSIYSSAIHFLVYCSAQLTSDEKEEVEQTLQSSYITRLDCSKTGSYPTVLYVFAPDLPKGARVEIKPILYVPTNDDGVATEETETGMTQSAPSQAWSAQYSDLHDSCCQIHTIGGRICSAVVSVTTDIATKICSTAGQLYYTEENLKAMARFCAFQITKILADNNFSWDSTTMLRFYYSVDNSVAADAMSRAFSEAFAELAEDNSSSRTDESPFYNIVPVSGSGCSACTNDIITCELLASKPSLHTHLNCSP, from the exons ATGAGCTCGATAGCTACATGTACCAAACC GCTTCAGGTTGGGCACCAGATTGTCGTGAGCTACGCGAAATGCATGGGCTTGCCCCTCTTCCGGAGGCGCATTAGTGGATCCACAAG GGATCAGGGACTCAAATATAATGTTACGGCTGGAGATGAAGTGGAAGATATGTTTGCTCTGCTGAGTGAGGTTAAACGGCAGATTCCATCAATCAACGCGGTGTCGTCGGGTGCCATTGCATCAGATTACCAGAGGCTCCGGGTTGAGAGTGTTTGCTCGAGGTTGGGCCTGGTGTCTCTGGCGTATTTATGGAAGCAGGATCAGACTTTGCTCCTAGAGGAAATG ATAAGAAGGGGCATCGTGGCAATAACTGTAAAG GTTGCTGCACTGGGGCTGAAACCTTCTTCTCACTTAGGTAAAGAACTGGCTGAACTTAAGTGTCATCTGCTTCGAATGAATGA GAGTTACGGAATCAATGTCTGTGGTGAAGGTGGCGAATATGAAACACTAACTCTTGACTGCCCTCTCTTTCGT AATGCAAGAATTATTCTCGACGACTATGAGGTGATACTTCACTCTGCTGACTCCATTGCTTCTGTTGGAATTCTTCATCCACGAGTGTTCCATCTTCAGCACAAGCCAGATTCATCTGATAGAATTGGGGATGGTTCTGTTACTCAAGAGATTTCTAGTTGTGTTTATGAGGTTGATGAAGTTATCACGCACACTGATATGGAAGAAAAACAGACCTTAAGTCCAGGTGTTGATGCTTACACCGATATAGACCTGTGCATCTCAAAGACAGGGAAGAATTTGCGTTCCATTGGCTGTTGGATTCAGGATCGCTCTAGAGCTTCGGAAG GCCTGAAGGCAGACCTCATAGCAGTCTTGAACAGAATTGATAATCAGCTCAAGGAAGAAGGGTTAGGTTGGGTGAATGTTTTATATGTTCACCTCTACATTTCAAACATGAAGGAATTTGGATTGGCAAATGAAGTTTATGTCAGCTTTATTACAGAAAAGAAATGCTACCTTGGTGTTCCTTCACGCAGTACAATTGAATTGCCATTGGTTCAGGTTGGGTTAGGTAAAGCATACGTGGAAGTTCTAGTTTCAAATGAGCTGAAAAAGAGAGTCCTACATGTGCAAAGCATCTCATGCTGGGCTCCTAGTTGCATTGGACCTTATAGCCAG GCAACGCTTTATGGAGAGATTCTGTATATGGCTGGTCAGCTGGGGCTTGACCCTCCTACGATGAAGCTCTGTCCTGATGGTCCAACAGCTGAACTTGAATTAGCACTACAAAATAGTGAAGCTGTGGCTAATGCCTTTAGTTGCTCTATCTATTCCTCAGCAATACACTTTCTGGTGTACTGCTCTGCACAGTTGACATCTGATGAGAAGGAAGAAGTCGAACAGACATTGCAGAGTTCTTATATTACTCGTTTGGATTGCTCAAAAACTGGATCATATCCCACTGTTCTATATGTATTTGCACCAGATCTTCCGAAAGG AGCACGTGTGGAGATAAAACCTATTTTATATGTCCCCACCAATGACGACGGAGTTGCAACCGAAGAGACGGAGACTGGAATGACGCAGTCAGCACCAAGCCAAGCATGGAGTGCGCAATACTCTGACTTGCATGACTCGTGTTGCCAGATCCACACAATTGGTGGGAGAATTTGTTCTGCTGTGGTCTCAGTCACAACCGATATTGCGACAAAGATATGTTCTACAGCTGGACAGCTATACTACACTGAGGAAAATTTGAAAGCTATGGCTAGATTTTGTGCTTTCCAGATCACAAAGATCCTGGCAGACAACAATTTTTCCTGGGACAGCACAACG ATGTTGCGGTTCTACTATTCGGTAGATAACTCAGTGGCAGCAGATGCAATGTCCCGTGCATTTTCAGAGGCCTTCGCAGAGCTTGCAGAAGACAACAGTTCCTCAAGAACTGATGAATCTCCTTTCTACAACATTGTGCCAGTATCAGGATCTGGTTGCTCTGCTTGTACGAACGATATAATAACATGCGAGCTGTTGGCTTCCAAACCTAGCCTGCACACGCATCTGAATTGTTCGCCGTGA
- the LOC101786765 gene encoding ABC transporter I family member 19 — translation MTGEGNGDEGWRRSGIEVSALQFGYDGQSPLFARFNLRIAPGSRCLLVGANGSGKTTLLKILAGKHMVGGRDVVRVLNGSAFHDTQLVCNGELSYLGGSWSQTIGSAGDVPLQGDFSAEHMIFGVDGVDPVRREKLVDLLDIDLQWRMHKVSDGQRRRVQICMGLLHPYKVLLLDEITVDLDVVTRMDLLDFFKEECEQREATIVYATHIFDGLETWATDIAYIQEGELRKSAKYSDIEELKSAENLLSVVESWLRSETKLPKKDPPRTETQPRRSSPFDSSPFRSSRHMAYYR, via the exons ATGACCGGCGAAGGGAACGGAGACGAAgggtggaggcggagcggcaTCGAGGTCAGCGCCCTGCAGTTCGGCTACGACGGGCAGTCGCCGCTCTTCGCGCGATTCAACCTCCGCATCGCCCCTGGCTCCCGCTGTCTCCTCGTCGGTGCAAATGGATCAG GCAAGACTACACTCTTGAAGATTCTTGCGGGAAAGCATATGGTTGGAGGAAGGGATGTGGTTCGTGTTCTCAATGGTTCAGCTTTTCATGATACACAGCTGGTGTGCAATGGTGAACTTTCGTACTTGGGGGGCTCTTGGAGCCAGACTATTGGTTCAGCT GGCGATGTTCCACTACAAGGCGATTTCTCAGCTGAGcacatgatttttggag TTGACGGGGTTGATCCTGTTAGGCGAGAGAAGCTGGTTGATCTGCTAGACATTGATCTGCAATGGCGCATGCATAAAGTTTCAGATGGACAGCGCCGCAGGGTGCAAATCTGCATGGGTCTTCTTCATCCATACAAG GTGCTTTTACTTGATGAGATCACCGTTGATCTGGATGTTGTGACCAGAATGgatcttcttgacttctttAAGGAAGAGTGTGAACAG AGAGAAGCCACCATTGTGTACGCCACCCATATATTCGATGGGCTGGAGACATGGGCTACCGACATCGCATACATCCAGGAAGGCGAATTGAGAAAATCAGCGAAATACTCGGACATTGAAGAGCTGAAGAGTGCCGAAAACTTGCTGTCAGTCGTTGAGTCATGGCTCCGATCGGAGACCAAACTCCCAAAGAAGGATCCCCCACGTACAGAGACCCAGCCCAGGCGCTCCTCGCCGTTTGATAGTTCTCCTTTCCGCTCATCTCGCCACATGGCATACTACCGCTGA
- the LOC101786379 gene encoding CRIB domain-containing protein RIC7-like isoform X2 — protein MKGLLKGLRYISQIFDAKEPEMQIGNPTDVKHVAHIGWDNASVTAPSWMNEFKASPGAAARGSEPEPSQAGGGGEEQPGGGEAGGKAERPRRTRGKGSGGGEAKRRDGAGEGSRRDRRLAKTDTEGGAEGDAAAPKQRRRKPRASGGRSKSSSGGAGGCGPASDSEAARSAAAPEAEDDRDGC, from the exons ATGAAGGGCCTTCTCAAGGGCCTCCGTTACATCTCGCAGATCTTCG ATGCGAAGGAGCCGGAGATGCAGATCGGGAACCCGACGGATGTCAAGCACGTCGCTCACATCGGCTGGGACAACGCCTCCGTCACCGCGCCCAGCTGG ATGAACGAATTCAAGGCATCGCCCGGGGCGGCGGCCAGAGGCAGCGAGCCGGAGCCCTCGCAGGCCGGGGGTGGAGGAGAGGAGCAGcccggaggaggagaagccggcGGCAAGGCGGAGCGGCCTCGGCGGACGAGGGGGAAGGGTTCGGGGGGCGGCGAGGCGAAGCGGCGGGACGGCGCGGGGGAGGGGTCGCGGCGGGACCGGCGGCTGGCGAAGACGGACACGGAGGGCGGCGCCGAGGGGGACGCCGCGGCGCCGAAGCAGCGCCGGAGGAAGCCCCGGGCGTCGGGGGGCCGGTCCAAGTCGTCGtccggaggcgccggcggctgcggccCCGCCTCGGACTCGGAggcggcgcggtcggcggcggcgccggaggcggaggacgaTCGCGACGGCTGCTGA